The Melospiza melodia melodia isolate bMelMel2 chromosome 19, bMelMel2.pri, whole genome shotgun sequence genome includes the window TGGAACCACTCCCCAGATGATTCCCAGAATAACTGCGATGATCTGCCGGAACCAGTAGATCACATCTAAAAACTCGTCCTGAGGAGACAAAGCACAAGAAAAATGTTGGCATTtattccatttcttttttttaaagcaccACACAATTAACAGGTGAAAATTCAGCATACAGAACACTTAGTTCTCCACTCAGAGTATAAAATATTGCACTCAGAACAGATAAAGCAGCTTGAGGCATTGTGCACCCTGGACTCCTCTGCTTCCACATTAaacacacagctctgccctcccatGGGCCAACTGCAGAGGCCAACAAGTCTCTAGTCCCCTTATTTACTAAAGGAGCAATAATAATCCCCTGGAATAAAAGTTTAAAGAACTGTTTATGCTTCGAGAGTGCTCTACTCACACTGGCCCAGTCCCTCCTGCACCCAAGAGCTTTTGGGGCTCAGGGCAGCTCCAAAGCACAGCTGTACCTCACCGGTGCCATGAGAGCTCTGTGCTTCCTGAGCAGCAGGGCTCTGCTCATCCCTCTGTCCAAGGGCCACACTCCTGTAGCTACTGTAGCCTAGCAGCACGGCTCACACTTCAATAAGCGTCACTTCAGCTCacatctcttttcccagcctcccCAGAACTGGGATTGTCCCAGCATCCCCCCAAACACCAAAGCCTCTGTGATCCCCCCAAGCCTGTGGCATGTGCCAGCTGTTCAGCTCCGCATAGAAGACGGGAATCCATGTAAGACACAGACATCTCTTCTGGTCACTGCACTGGACAGGCAGCTCAGCCTTCAGTTCGCCTCCTACTGAATCAAAACATTGGCACAGCCgtccctgctcccctgctgaCTCTGAAATTCCAGCTCCATGTGCCAGAGGCGAGGGGGCAGGGACACACGAGCCCCAGGTAAGGAAAAAGCGACTCAGATTGCTGTCTGAGCCCCAGGGAAACAGCGAGCCCCTTCCCCAGGCCGAAAGCAAAGGCAGCAGCGGGGAGCAGAGGCCGAACCCGCGCAGTGTGCCCGGGCACGGGACAGGCACCGCAGGGGCACACGGGCACGGGGAAACCTCGGAAAGCTCCGGCTGCTGCCCTCGAACCACACGAGGGACATTTTTATTGTATCCGAGCAGTGGGTTAAACCACAAGCCGATAGTAACGGAGGTGTCTCAACACCGTGTTTCCCTTGGCTCCACGCCCAAAGAGCAAAGAGCCGTGTGCCGGCACGGGGGATCGGCGAACACGGCTGCGCTCCGCGAGCACTCCCCGCACAGCCGCCCCCGGGCTGCgggcacggccccagccccggcacCGCCTCAGCCCGCAGGTCCCCACACGGGCTTCAGCCGTGCTCGGGAACGGCGGCTCCTCCGGCACCCCGCGGGTGCGCCCCCCCCCCTCAGGGCCCCCTCCGGTCCCGCCGCCCCGGTCCCACCTTGTCGTGCCAGGCGGAGTCGCTGCGCAGCGCTTTGCCCCACACGGAGCCGCGCCCGGCCGCGCCGCCGTTGGCCACCGCGTGGTGCTGCGGGTGCGGCGGCTCGTCCCGGCGCCGCCCGCCGCTCATCCCGCTCCGCCGGGATCCGCCGGGATCCTGCGCCGGGatccgcccgcccggcccggaACCGGCCCGGCCCGCGCGCGCCGCCAATCGCCGCGCGGCCCCGCCGCACGTGACACGGGCGGGGCTGCCCCTACGGCGgccgggaggggaggggagggaagggaaatcCAAGTCAAGTCTTGGCCTGGCTGGGAGGGGcgcagcccttggcagccctgcagggtcaccgAGCCCTCAAACAGGCCGCCATGGGGGTCCcggtgctcagccaggctgaggggCTCCACAGGGCTTGGGTGTATCTGTTGGATGCACAGGGTCATGCAGCTCCTTACCTGGTTATTCAGCTGACCTCAGAGCAGCTGAACgtgtgggggctgtggggagagTCATCACTGGTGCAGCCGTACAGATTTGTCGCTTTTTCGTGTCCTTGCCTTGCAAGAACAGAGGCACTCAGGCCAGTTGCACTCCTGGGGAAGCACACAGGAATTACTCCTGCATGCGGTGGGCAGGGTGTGCTCGGCTCTCTCTCTGTAACCTCCTCAGCATGGATTGTGTGGGTAGAGAGGGGCCTCAGTGACAATATTCCATAttccagctgtccctggcagctgaGTGGTGCTGCTGGGGCCATGTGGGCACTGCTGGAAGCCCTGGATCCTGTGGGGATCCTTAGTGAGCCCTGGATCCTGTGGGGATCCTCACTGAACCCTGGATCCTGTGGGGATCCTCACTGAGCCCTGGATCCTGTGGGGATCCTCAGTGAGCCCTGTGTGGAGCcgttcctccctcccctgctgtgcccatccccctggcacaggcacaccatgAGCCCTGCTGCTCCTTTCTCCCAGTAACAAGCCCCATGCTTGAGGTGCTGCATTTCTTGTTGTCCCACAGCCTGCAAACTCGATGTGCTGAGCATCTCCAGAGCCTGCCTGCAGCTCCaaaggctccagcagcagctgctttgctgccAGCAGGGCCTGGAGGCCGTGGGTGCAGGCTGACCCTGTGTGGGGTCCTTGTCCCAGAGCTCTGATCACTTCCAGCTGGGGAGTGCAATTTAAATACAGATTATGCAATATTCTAATGGGCTTGTGGAGAAATATCTTGCCCTGCTCCTGCAAGGCCATCAGGCCCTGATCACCTCCAGCCCCTTGAGCATTTGCCAGAAGCCAGGGGCTGCTCCAAACCAGGGCAGCATGGCCAGGGAGGGGCCAGTGTGGGGTCATGGCTGTGTCTTTGGCAGCTCCTTTGCCTCTGACCCCCACGGCAGGGCCAGGCCAGACGtgtcctggctccagccctgctccccagacACTCCTCAGGTGCTTGGGGAGAGTGGaaacagtgtccctgtccctatccc containing:
- the RAB5IF gene encoding GEL complex subunit OPTI, with product MSGGRRRDEPPHPQHHAVANGGAAGRGSVWGKALRSDSAWHDKDEFLDVIYWFRQIIAVILGIIWGVVPLKGFVGIAVFCLINAGVLYLYFSSFQQIDEEEYGGTWELTKEGFMTSFALFLVVWIIFYTAIHYD